The Ornithinimicrobium faecis region CCCTTCGCCCGCAGCGCACGCAGGTCGCGAGGCACACGCCACACCCGCAGACGCTGGGCGGCCGGCGCCGTCGCCGTCCTCGCCCTGGCCACGGCCGCACCCGCACCCGGCGCGCCGCCGCCACAGTCGGCCGCCGCCCGCACCCTGGCGGTCTCCGTGGGTGCCGCGATGCAGGGCAAGCCCTACTGCGGCATCGGGTGGGGATCGCTGGCCAAGACGAACGGGACCACCCTCACCAGTGGCACGGTGCAGGATGTCCGGGCCGGACGGCATACCTGCTTTGACCGTCTCGTGATCGACGTGGCCGACGTGCCCCGGTCGATGACCTATGACGTGCGCTATGTCGACGCGGTCCACCGGGACGGGTCCGGGCAGGTCGTGCCGCTGGCCGGCGGCGCCGACCTGCAGATCGTCCTGCGCGCCCCGGCCCACCAGGAC contains the following coding sequences:
- a CDS encoding AMIN-like domain-containing (lipo)protein gives rise to the protein MQGKPYCGIGWGSLAKTNGTTLTSGTVQDVRAGRHTCFDRLVIDVADVPRSMTYDVRYVDAVHRDGSGQVVPLAGGADLQIVLRAPAHQDGAPTYTPADPDALVNVRGWDTFRQVALAGSFEGQTTVGLGVRARLPFRVMVLDGPGDGARLVVDVAHRW